A portion of the Stella humosa genome contains these proteins:
- a CDS encoding CheR family methyltransferase yields the protein MANQDRVSEEDLRRLCEFLYRRTGLILGEAKRYFIERRAADRIAATRAADFASYFTRLRGDVDGEIEQLINAFTVNETYFYREDHQLRCLTTDLLRERVRQRNRREPIRIWSVPCSTGEEPYSIAIWLLENWPEVDAYEIEIVGSDIDTHVLEAARLGDYGKRALMRLSPQLIERYFVVPAPERWRILDDLRQSVQFTTVNVVDPAQTRPHGQFDIIFCRNVLIYFDDASRRHAAENLYENLMPGGFICLGHSESMSRISPLFSVRRFADAIVYQRPQGEKG from the coding sequence GTGGCTAACCAGGACCGGGTATCGGAGGAGGATCTGCGCCGGTTATGCGAGTTTCTCTACCGCAGGACCGGTCTTATCCTGGGGGAGGCGAAGCGCTATTTCATCGAGCGGCGCGCAGCCGACCGGATCGCCGCGACCCGTGCCGCCGATTTCGCCAGCTATTTCACGCGCCTTCGGGGCGATGTGGACGGCGAGATCGAGCAGTTGATCAACGCCTTCACGGTGAACGAGACGTATTTCTACCGCGAGGACCACCAGCTGCGATGCCTGACAACCGACCTGTTGCGGGAACGGGTGCGGCAGCGGAACCGGCGCGAACCCATTAGGATATGGTCGGTGCCATGCTCCACCGGCGAGGAGCCCTATTCGATAGCGATATGGCTGCTGGAGAACTGGCCAGAGGTGGACGCTTACGAGATTGAGATCGTCGGCTCTGACATTGACACCCACGTTCTCGAAGCAGCCAGGCTCGGCGACTATGGAAAGCGCGCGCTGATGCGGCTCAGCCCACAATTGATCGAGCGATACTTCGTCGTACCGGCGCCAGAGCGCTGGCGTATCCTCGACGATCTACGACAGTCGGTTCAGTTCACGACCGTCAACGTCGTCGATCCGGCCCAGACGCGTCCCCACGGACAGTTCGACATCATCTTCTGCCGCAACGTGCTGATTTACTTCGATGATGCCTCGCGACGGCATGCTGCCGAGAATCTATACGAAAACCTGATGCCTGGTGGCTTCATCTGCCTGGGCCATAGCGAATCCATGAGCCGGATATCGCCATTGTTCAGCGTCCGCCGCTTCGCCGATGCCATCGTCTATCAGCGTCCCCAAGGCGAAAAGGGGTGA
- a CDS encoding HEAT repeat domain-containing protein: MPLVRRGLPVGEEARTSAGDLLELLARGSVDERWSAARRIAGELGDALALDAALASETEPRVREAIFTGLARIGSPESIAALALRVRSDDASIRTGALDALRTIGVGVLPYLPALLRDRDTDVRLLACDLAIGLPATETTSLLCQVLVDDPDANVCASAVEVIAEAGTPEALPSLRRCAARFPDDSFLAYAIGIALERVAAPSSNADV, from the coding sequence ATGCCGCTCGTACGCCGTGGGCTTCCAGTTGGCGAGGAAGCCCGGACTTCGGCCGGCGATCTGCTGGAATTGTTGGCGCGCGGGTCTGTCGACGAGCGGTGGTCGGCCGCCCGGCGGATAGCCGGGGAGCTCGGCGATGCTCTGGCTCTGGACGCCGCGCTCGCCTCCGAGACCGAGCCGCGGGTACGGGAAGCGATCTTCACCGGCCTCGCCCGCATCGGCAGCCCGGAGAGCATAGCGGCCCTCGCGCTGCGCGTGCGATCGGACGATGCCAGCATTCGCACCGGCGCGCTGGATGCCTTGCGGACCATCGGTGTTGGCGTCCTGCCGTATTTGCCTGCCCTGCTGCGCGATCGCGACACCGACGTTCGGCTATTGGCGTGCGACCTCGCGATCGGATTGCCGGCGACCGAGACGACCAGTCTGCTTTGCCAAGTTCTCGTCGACGACCCGGACGCCAATGTCTGCGCCTCGGCGGTCGAGGTCATCGCGGAGGCCGGTACGCCCGAAGCCCTGCCCTCCCTGCGCCGGTGCGCTGCCCGGTTCCCAGACGACTCGTTCCTCGCCTATGCGATTGGGATCGCCCTGGAACGGGTGGCGGCGCCCTCTTCCAATGCCGATGTCTGA
- the cheB gene encoding chemotaxis-specific protein-glutamate methyltransferase CheB gives MIRVLVVDDSALVRKLLGTIFRQELDFEVEFARDGVEALDRLTAFAPDVITLDVEMPNMDGLACLDRIMVERPSRVVMVSSITAAGAGATLAALRLGAIDFVAKPRGAVSLHIKEWGPQLVAKVRAAAGVTLRSSLRLKERVRHTIGTAPTRRRPQAAAVDRSAAARPVTGNGLVLVGTSTGGPPALEALLSPLPGSFPWPILVAQHMPATFTGALARRLDQLCELSVVEVTEPVHLLPATVYIGRGDTDLVVSRRAGRLVAMAAVAKSTYPWHPSTDRLVVSAMEILPASQLIGVLMTGMGNDGAAAMTRLRAEGGRTIAEAEETAVVWGMPGALAKAGGAEWVLPLYRIADQLRALVH, from the coding sequence GTGATCCGCGTCCTGGTGGTCGACGATTCCGCGCTCGTGCGAAAACTGCTGGGCACGATCTTTCGGCAGGAACTGGACTTCGAGGTCGAGTTTGCCCGGGACGGCGTCGAGGCGCTGGACCGTCTCACCGCCTTCGCCCCAGACGTGATCACCCTCGATGTTGAAATGCCGAACATGGACGGTCTGGCATGTCTCGACCGCATCATGGTCGAACGGCCGAGCCGCGTCGTCATGGTGTCTTCGATCACGGCCGCCGGGGCCGGTGCTACGCTGGCGGCGTTGCGACTAGGTGCGATCGACTTCGTCGCCAAGCCACGCGGCGCGGTCTCCCTCCATATCAAGGAATGGGGGCCACAGCTCGTGGCGAAGGTCCGCGCCGCCGCCGGCGTCACCTTGCGATCCAGCCTCCGCCTTAAGGAACGTGTCCGTCACACCATCGGCACTGCCCCAACGCGGCGTCGACCGCAGGCGGCAGCGGTCGATCGGTCGGCGGCCGCCCGCCCAGTGACCGGCAACGGGCTGGTTCTGGTCGGAACATCGACGGGTGGCCCGCCGGCGCTCGAGGCACTGCTATCGCCCCTGCCCGGGTCGTTTCCATGGCCAATCCTGGTAGCCCAGCATATGCCCGCGACGTTCACCGGCGCACTCGCGCGCCGGCTTGACCAACTCTGCGAGCTGAGTGTGGTTGAGGTGACCGAGCCGGTGCATCTGTTGCCGGCGACCGTCTACATCGGCCGGGGCGATACCGACTTGGTGGTTTCGCGGCGGGCGGGGCGACTGGTGGCAATGGCCGCGGTCGCTAAATCGACTTACCCATGGCACCCCAGCACCGATCGGCTTGTTGTCAGCGCGATGGAGATCCTTCCAGCGAGCCAACTCATCGGGGTGCTGATGACCGGCATGGGCAACGATGGCGCCGCGGCGATGACTAGGTTGCGTGCCGAGGGCGGCCGAACCATTGCCGAGGCCGAGGAGACGGCGGTGGTCTGGGGCATGCCCGGCGCATTGGCAAAGGCCGGCGGAGCGGAATGGGTGCTGCCGCTTTACCGCATTGCAGACCAGCTCCGCGCGCTGGTGCATTGA